From the Acidovorax carolinensis genome, one window contains:
- a CDS encoding alpha/beta hydrolase — MSDTVVSTLSTMTTFTAADGENLAVQDWPLMEGTPRGTVLLVHGLGEHVGRYDAVARRLNAWGFAVRGYDQYGHGESGGPRGGLTSDMRLLDDLADMVDATRARMAPSEPLVLLGHSMGGLVAARFVSMHLRPVDALVLSSPALDPGLNAVQKLLLATLPRILPNLLVGNGLDAQYLSHDPVVVAAYLADPLCHDRISGRLARFVADSGPATVARAAHWSVPTLLMWAGADKLVNPAGSRAFAAAAPTNTVQSQCFESLYHELFNESPELAEPVFALLRQWLLQRCPAVG; from the coding sequence ATGTCTGACACTGTTGTTTCCACCTTGAGCACCATGACGACGTTCACCGCGGCAGACGGTGAAAACCTGGCGGTGCAGGACTGGCCACTGATGGAGGGAACGCCCCGCGGCACGGTGCTGCTGGTGCATGGCCTGGGCGAGCATGTGGGGCGCTACGACGCTGTGGCGCGGCGGCTCAACGCCTGGGGCTTTGCCGTGCGGGGCTACGACCAGTATGGCCATGGCGAGTCGGGCGGCCCGCGCGGTGGCCTCACCAGCGACATGCGCCTGCTGGACGATCTGGCCGACATGGTGGACGCCACCCGTGCCCGCATGGCGCCAAGCGAGCCGCTGGTGCTGCTGGGCCACAGCATGGGCGGGCTGGTCGCGGCGCGGTTCGTGTCGATGCACCTGCGGCCGGTGGATGCGCTGGTGCTCTCGTCCCCCGCGCTGGACCCGGGCCTCAACGCCGTGCAAAAGCTGCTGCTGGCCACGCTGCCGCGCATCCTGCCCAACCTGCTTGTGGGCAACGGGCTCGATGCGCAATACCTCTCGCATGACCCGGTCGTGGTGGCCGCCTATCTGGCCGATCCGCTGTGTCACGACCGCATCAGCGGGCGCCTGGCCCGGTTCGTCGCCGACAGCGGGCCGGCCACCGTGGCGCGGGCCGCGCACTGGAGCGTGCCCACCCTGCTGATGTGGGCCGGGGCCGACAAGTTGGTCAATCCCGCCGGCAGCCGGGCCTTTGCCGCTGCTGCGCCCACGAACACGGTGCAGTCGCAGTGCTTTGAATCGCTGTACCACGAGCTGTTCAACGAAAGCCCCGAGCTGGCGGAGCCGGTGTTTGCGCTGCTGCGCCAGTGGCTGCTGCAGCGCTGCCCGGCCGTGGGCTGA
- a CDS encoding M20 family metallopeptidase — protein sequence MNARVPSQVLQPALALERVSQAWDNDILRQLTEYIAIPAKSPMFAPDWAQQGLLDTVVRNAAAWVEAQKVAGLRLEIVRLPGRTPVLFFEIESTEAAATETVLMYGHLDKQPEFSGWRSDLGPWTPKYEDGKLYGRGGADDGYAIYASIAAVQELKRQDVPHPRIVGLIETCEESGSRDLLPYIDALRARLGDVGLVICLDSGAGNYDQLWLTTSLRGMASGTLKVEILTEGIHSGDASGLVPSSFRIMRQVLDRLEDSATGRLLPASFHCEVPADRLAQARATAAILGEEVYKRFPWAHYDCGGSTQFALPTTTDPLQALLNRTWAPTLSVTGAEGFPALQDAGNVLRPYTAFKLSLRLPPLVDAARAVQQLKTLLEDNAPYQARVTFENGGGATGWNAPATTPWFEQALNAASQVHFGAPCGYIGQGGTIPLMNMLSEGFPKAQMMVCGVLGPKSNAHGPNEFLHVPYAKRLTASVAQVIGAMAQQAAAEAAAA from the coding sequence ATGAACGCCCGTGTCCCTTCCCAAGTCCTTCAACCTGCGCTGGCGCTGGAGCGGGTCAGCCAGGCGTGGGACAACGACATCCTGCGCCAGCTCACCGAATACATCGCCATCCCCGCCAAGTCGCCCATGTTTGCCCCTGATTGGGCGCAGCAGGGCCTGCTCGACACCGTGGTGCGCAATGCCGCCGCCTGGGTCGAAGCGCAAAAAGTGGCCGGCCTGCGGCTGGAGATCGTGCGCCTGCCCGGCCGCACCCCGGTGCTGTTCTTCGAGATCGAGTCCACCGAGGCTGCTGCCACCGAGACGGTGCTGATGTATGGCCACCTCGATAAGCAACCCGAGTTCTCCGGCTGGCGCAGCGACCTGGGCCCCTGGACACCCAAATACGAAGACGGCAAGCTCTATGGCCGCGGCGGTGCCGACGATGGCTACGCTATCTACGCCAGCATTGCAGCGGTGCAGGAATTGAAGCGCCAGGATGTGCCGCACCCCCGCATCGTGGGTCTCATCGAAACCTGCGAGGAAAGCGGCTCGCGCGACCTGCTGCCCTACATCGACGCCCTGCGCGCTCGCCTGGGCGATGTGGGGCTGGTGATCTGCCTGGACAGCGGCGCCGGCAATTACGACCAGCTGTGGCTTACCACCAGCCTGCGCGGCATGGCCAGCGGCACGCTCAAGGTCGAGATCCTCACCGAAGGCATCCACTCGGGCGACGCCTCGGGGCTGGTGCCTTCGTCGTTTCGCATCATGCGCCAGGTGCTCGACCGGCTCGAAGACAGCGCCACCGGCCGCCTGCTGCCCGCCAGCTTCCATTGCGAGGTGCCCGCCGACCGCCTTGCCCAGGCCCGCGCCACGGCTGCCATCCTGGGTGAAGAGGTCTACAAACGCTTTCCGTGGGCGCACTACGACTGCGGCGGCTCTACCCAGTTTGCGCTGCCTACCACCACCGACCCGCTGCAGGCCCTGCTCAACCGCACCTGGGCGCCTACGCTCAGCGTCACCGGCGCCGAGGGCTTTCCTGCGCTGCAGGATGCCGGCAACGTGCTGCGTCCCTACACCGCCTTCAAGCTCAGCTTGCGCCTGCCGCCGCTGGTGGATGCCGCCCGGGCGGTGCAACAGCTCAAAACCCTGCTCGAAGACAACGCGCCCTACCAGGCCCGGGTGACGTTTGAAAACGGCGGTGGCGCCACGGGCTGGAACGCCCCGGCCACCACGCCGTGGTTCGAGCAGGCGCTCAACGCCGCCTCGCAGGTGCATTTCGGCGCGCCCTGTGGCTACATCGGCCAGGGCGGCACCATCCCGCTGATGAACATGCTCAGCGAGGGCTTCCCGAAAGCCCAGATGATGGTGTGCGGCGTGCTCGGCCCCAAGAGCAATGCCCACGGCCCGAACGAGTTCCTGCATGTGCCTTATGCCAAGCGCCTTACCGCCTCGGTGGCGCAGGTGATTGGCGCCATGGCACAGCAGGCCGCAGCGGAGGCCGCTGCCGCCTGA